In one window of Streptomyces griseus subsp. griseus DNA:
- a CDS encoding beta-N-acetylglucosaminidase domain-containing protein, which produces MRIGRRKQATAIAVAVIGGLLSPFAPAATAAPADPGKPPATAPDRADSAQPPAVWPRPQSIKATGPALPLGTEATVVAEPGADPYAVEELRSLLRAAGVTALHESLPGRGPLVRIGGPGAGEALRALRAPDRADLPAGGYRIASGQVAGRATVALDGLGEDGLFHAVQTLRQLVSGGAVAGVMVRDWPGSAVRGMAEGFYGQPWTQEERLAQLAFMGRTKQNRYLYAAGDDPYRLARWREPYPAQKRTEFRALARKAEAEHVTLGWAVSPGQAMCMASDQDVRALTKKIDAMWALGVRVFQLQFQDVSYSEWHCDLDAETFGNGPKAAARAQAKVAGAVAGHLEERHPGAAPLSVLPTEFYQDGATDYRTALAAELDDRVQVAWTGVGVVPKKITGGELAGARAAFRHPLVTMDNYPVNDYAQDRIFLGPYTGRDPAVASGSAALLANAMEQASASRIPLFTAADFAWNPKGYRADESWQAAIDDLAGGDTGAREALRALAGNSADSVLGSEESAYLQPLFAAFWQSRAAAAPVRERAARELRAAFTVMRQAPDRLATPAEGRLAEEVRPWTEQLARYGHAGEIAVDLLQAQAAGDGAAAWRAQLALEPLRQEIAAGRATVGKGVLDPFLDRAEKAADGWNGVDRTGGRVTKDTHSYTVRLDRARPVEAVTALAEPGPALTGAVVEAHVPGEGWRALGQLSPTGWTQTAAKGLRADAVRVTVPEEARTTPPSYLSPSLPSAPAIPAGTPRLRALVPWFGDEPAATLDLAHGETDAEIGGEPQRVAARLAGRRPAEVKGALTAKAPKGIEVRVPKQTTVPRGSHTEVPVDITVPADTPAGEYEVPLTFGGQESTLTVRAFPRTGGPDLARTAKASSSGDETPDFPASAASDGDPETRWSSPVEDGAWWQTELEQPVRLGQVVLSWQDAYATGYRIQVSADGRTWRTAATVREGRGGRESVRMDAKDTRFIRVQGDARATQYGYSLWSVEAYAVAE; this is translated from the coding sequence GTGCGGATCGGGCGCAGGAAGCAGGCCACGGCCATTGCCGTCGCTGTGATCGGCGGGCTGCTGAGCCCCTTCGCACCGGCCGCGACCGCCGCCCCCGCCGACCCGGGCAAACCCCCCGCCACCGCGCCCGACCGCGCCGACAGCGCACAGCCGCCCGCCGTCTGGCCCCGGCCGCAGAGCATCAAGGCCACCGGCCCGGCCCTGCCGCTCGGTACCGAAGCCACCGTCGTCGCCGAGCCGGGCGCCGATCCGTACGCCGTGGAGGAGCTGCGCTCCCTGCTGCGCGCGGCCGGTGTCACGGCCCTGCACGAGAGCCTGCCCGGCCGCGGGCCCCTGGTCCGGATCGGCGGCCCGGGCGCCGGGGAGGCGCTGCGGGCGCTGCGCGCACCCGACCGCGCCGATCTGCCCGCAGGCGGCTACCGGATCGCGTCCGGCCAGGTCGCCGGCCGCGCCACCGTGGCCCTGGACGGGCTCGGCGAGGACGGCCTGTTCCACGCGGTCCAGACGCTGCGGCAGCTGGTGAGCGGCGGCGCCGTGGCCGGGGTCATGGTGCGGGACTGGCCGGGCAGCGCCGTACGCGGCATGGCCGAGGGGTTCTACGGACAGCCCTGGACCCAGGAGGAGCGGCTGGCGCAGCTCGCCTTCATGGGCCGCACCAAGCAGAACCGCTACCTCTACGCGGCGGGCGACGACCCCTACCGGCTGGCCCGCTGGCGGGAGCCGTACCCGGCCCAGAAGCGGACCGAGTTCCGGGCGCTGGCGCGGAAGGCCGAGGCCGAGCATGTGACGCTCGGCTGGGCCGTCTCGCCCGGGCAGGCCATGTGCATGGCCTCCGACCAGGACGTCCGGGCGCTGACCAAGAAGATCGACGCGATGTGGGCGCTGGGCGTGCGGGTCTTCCAGCTCCAGTTCCAGGACGTCAGCTACAGCGAGTGGCACTGCGACCTGGACGCCGAGACGTTCGGCAACGGCCCCAAGGCTGCGGCCCGTGCCCAGGCGAAGGTGGCCGGGGCGGTCGCCGGCCACCTGGAGGAGCGCCATCCGGGCGCGGCCCCGCTCTCGGTGCTGCCGACGGAGTTCTACCAGGACGGGGCCACCGACTACCGCACGGCGCTCGCCGCCGAGCTGGACGACCGGGTGCAGGTGGCCTGGACGGGCGTCGGGGTCGTACCGAAGAAGATCACCGGCGGTGAGCTGGCCGGGGCGCGCGCCGCGTTCCGCCACCCGCTGGTGACCATGGACAACTACCCGGTCAACGACTACGCCCAGGACCGGATCTTCCTCGGCCCGTACACCGGCCGCGACCCGGCGGTGGCGAGCGGTTCGGCGGCGCTGCTGGCCAACGCGATGGAGCAGGCGTCCGCCTCGCGCATTCCGCTGTTCACCGCGGCCGACTTCGCCTGGAACCCGAAGGGTTACCGCGCGGACGAGTCCTGGCAGGCGGCGATCGACGATCTGGCGGGCGGTGACACGGGGGCCCGGGAGGCGCTGCGGGCGCTGGCGGGCAACAGCGCGGACTCGGTGCTCGGCTCGGAGGAGTCCGCCTATCTGCAACCCCTGTTCGCCGCGTTCTGGCAGTCCCGGGCGGCCGCCGCCCCGGTACGTGAGCGGGCGGCGCGCGAGCTGCGGGCGGCCTTCACCGTGATGCGGCAGGCCCCCGACCGGCTCGCCACCCCCGCCGAGGGGCGCCTGGCCGAAGAGGTGCGCCCCTGGACCGAGCAGCTGGCCCGCTACGGCCACGCGGGGGAGATCGCCGTGGACCTGCTCCAGGCCCAGGCGGCAGGCGACGGGGCGGCCGCCTGGCGGGCCCAGCTGGCGCTGGAGCCGCTGCGCCAGGAGATCGCCGCGGGCCGGGCCACGGTCGGCAAGGGCGTGCTGGACCCCTTCCTGGACCGGGCCGAGAAGGCCGCCGACGGCTGGAACGGGGTCGACCGGACCGGTGGCCGGGTGACCAAGGACACCCACAGCTACACGGTCCGGCTGGACCGGGCCCGCCCGGTGGAGGCCGTGACGGCGCTCGCCGAGCCGGGACCCGCCCTGACCGGCGCGGTCGTGGAGGCCCACGTTCCGGGCGAGGGCTGGCGGGCGCTGGGGCAGCTGTCCCCGACCGGCTGGACCCAGACCGCCGCGAAGGGGCTGCGCGCCGATGCCGTACGGGTCACGGTCCCCGAGGAGGCCCGGACCACGCCCCCGTCGTACCTGAGCCCCAGCCTGCCCTCGGCCCCCGCGATCCCGGCGGGCACCCCGCGGCTGCGCGCCCTGGTGCCGTGGTTCGGCGACGAGCCCGCCGCCACCCTCGACCTGGCGCACGGCGAGACGGACGCGGAGATCGGCGGCGAGCCGCAGCGGGTCGCGGCGCGGCTGGCCGGGCGGCGTCCGGCCGAGGTGAAGGGCGCGCTGACCGCGAAGGCCCCCAAGGGCATCGAGGTGCGGGTCCCGAAGCAGACGACGGTGCCGCGCGGATCGCACACCGAGGTGCCGGTGGACATCACCGTTCCGGCGGACACCCCGGCGGGTGAGTACGAGGTGCCGCTGACCTTCGGCGGCCAGGAGTCCACGCTGACCGTGCGGGCCTTCCCGCGTACGGGCGGCCCGGATCTGGCACGTACGGCCAAGGCCTCGTCCTCGGGCGACGAGACCCCGGACTTCCCGGCCTCCGCCGCCTCGGACGGCGACCCGGAGACCCGGTGGTCCTCGCCGGTGGAGGACGGCGCGTGGTGGCAGACCGAGCTGGAGCAGCCGGTGCGGCTGGGGCAGGTGGTGCTGTCCTGGCAGGACGCGTACGCCACCGGCTACCGCATACAGGTCTCCGCCGACGGCCGCACCTGGCGCACCGCGGCGACCGTCCGGGAGGGCCGGGGCGGGCGCGAGTCGGTGCGGATGGACGCGAAGGACACGCGGTTCATCCGGGTGCAGGGCGACGCCCGGGCGACGCAGTACGGCTACTCGCTGTGGTCGGTGGAGGCGTACGCCGTCGCCGAGTGA
- a CDS encoding HNH endonuclease, which yields MPHVLVLNASYEPLGVVPLRRALVLVLENKAICLEETGAFLHSATRAVPAPSVVRLKRFVRVPYRGPVPLTRRALFARDGGRCMYCGAAATSVDHVIPRSRGGQHAWDNVVAACRRCNHVKADRHLPELGWRLRHQPAPPTGLAWRIIGTGHRDPRWLPYLQPFGADDVMARIDGVSA from the coding sequence GTGCCGCACGTCCTGGTTCTCAACGCGTCGTACGAGCCGCTCGGCGTCGTACCGCTCCGCCGCGCGCTCGTCCTCGTCCTCGAGAACAAGGCCATCTGCCTCGAGGAGACCGGCGCCTTCCTGCACAGTGCCACCCGTGCCGTGCCCGCGCCCAGCGTGGTCCGGCTCAAGCGCTTCGTGCGGGTCCCCTACCGGGGGCCCGTTCCCCTGACGCGCCGGGCGCTGTTCGCCCGGGACGGGGGGCGCTGCATGTACTGCGGGGCCGCCGCGACCAGCGTCGACCACGTGATCCCGCGCAGCCGCGGTGGACAGCACGCGTGGGACAACGTGGTGGCGGCCTGCCGCCGCTGCAACCACGTCAAGGCCGACCGTCATCTCCCCGAGCTCGGCTGGCGGCTGCGCCACCAGCCCGCCCCGCCGACCGGCCTGGCCTGGCGGATCATCGGGACCGGACACCGCGACCCGCGCTGGCTGCCGTACTTGCAACCGTTCGGCGCGGACGACGTGATGGCCCGGATCGACGGCGTCTCCGCCTGA
- a CDS encoding mechanosensitive ion channel family protein has protein sequence MHLSVLLAAAPSPEPGGSLEEAAEQAGNAAGWVEENWSTWLSTGLRILLIVAIAVTLRYLIRRALTNLIDRMNRSAQAVEGTALGGLLVNAERRRQRSEAIGSVLRSVASFMIMGTAALMVLGAFKINLAPLLASAGVAGVALGFGARNLVTDFLSGVFMILEDQYGVGDTIDAGVASGEVIEVGLRVTKLRGDNGEIWYVRNGEVKRIGNLSQGWSTAGVDVTVRPTESLEHVREAISTAAEAMAKDEPWSERLWGPVEVLGLDAVLLDSMTLRVTAKTMPGKSVGVERELRWRIKQALDDAGIRMIGAVPLQAEGESTADPTAAMAAPSAYASATSPQSMAATPIPPQTNLNK, from the coding sequence GTGCACCTGTCCGTCCTCTTGGCCGCAGCGCCGTCACCCGAGCCGGGCGGCTCGCTTGAGGAAGCCGCCGAGCAGGCCGGGAACGCCGCGGGGTGGGTCGAGGAGAACTGGTCCACCTGGCTGAGCACCGGTCTGCGGATCCTGCTGATCGTGGCTATCGCGGTCACGCTGCGCTATCTGATCCGCCGCGCTCTGACCAATCTGATCGACCGGATGAACCGCAGCGCCCAGGCGGTGGAGGGCACGGCGCTGGGCGGCCTCCTGGTGAACGCGGAGCGCCGACGTCAGCGCTCGGAGGCGATCGGCTCGGTCCTGCGGTCGGTGGCCTCCTTCATGATCATGGGAACGGCCGCGCTGATGGTGCTGGGCGCCTTCAAGATCAACCTGGCGCCACTCCTCGCTTCTGCCGGCGTCGCCGGTGTCGCGCTCGGTTTCGGCGCCCGCAACCTGGTCACAGACTTCCTCTCCGGCGTCTTCATGATCCTGGAGGACCAGTACGGGGTCGGGGACACGATCGACGCGGGGGTGGCCTCCGGTGAGGTCATCGAGGTCGGCCTGCGGGTCACCAAGCTGCGCGGCGACAACGGCGAGATCTGGTACGTCCGCAACGGCGAGGTCAAGCGGATCGGCAACCTCAGCCAGGGCTGGTCCACCGCCGGCGTCGACGTCACGGTCCGCCCGACGGAGAGCCTGGAGCACGTCCGCGAGGCGATCTCCACCGCCGCCGAGGCCATGGCGAAGGACGAGCCCTGGTCGGAGCGGCTGTGGGGCCCGGTGGAGGTGCTCGGCCTGGACGCGGTCCTGCTGGACTCCATGACGCTCCGGGTCACCGCGAAGACGATGCCGGGCAAGTCGGTGGGCGTGGAGCGCGAGCTGCGCTGGCGCATCAAGCAGGCGCTGGACGACGCGGGCATCCGCATGATCGGCGCGGTGCCGCTCCAGGCGGAGGGCGAGTCCACGGCGGACCCGACGGCGGCGATGGCGGCCCCCTCGGCGTACGCGTCGGCCACCTCCCCGCAGTCGATGGCGGCGACGCCGATACCGCCGCAGACCAACCTGAACAAGTAG
- a CDS encoding ROK family transcriptional regulator, which yields MTGTTPGTPRVLRAMNDRAALDLLLEHGPLSRTRIGKLTGLSKPTASQLLARLEAAGLVVATGTSEGRPGPNAQLYTVNARAAHVAGLDVNERRIIAAVADVTGASVGQFELATPGRRADSVVRQVANALDGAVKEAGLTRADIHRVVIGTPGAFDPSTGRLRYASHLPGWHSPTLLDELAAFLPMPVEYENDVNLVAVAEQRLGAARGHEDFVLLWNEEGLGAALVINGRLHRGFTGGAGEVGFLPVPGTPLVRQVVKANSGGFQELAGAQAVPRIAKALGIDPPQQPHAKAAAILLERAAAAYEQDEALTELLGQYAHRLATGLASVTAVLDPGVIVLSGGALASGGEVLRSLIQSELAELAASRPRLVVGEIDRTPVLRGALERALADTRDEVFDTSR from the coding sequence ATGACGGGAACCACACCGGGCACCCCCCGGGTGCTGCGGGCCATGAACGACCGGGCCGCCCTCGATCTGCTGCTGGAGCACGGGCCCCTCTCCCGCACCCGGATCGGCAAGCTGACCGGTCTCTCCAAGCCCACCGCCTCCCAGCTCCTCGCCCGGCTGGAGGCGGCCGGGCTGGTCGTCGCCACCGGCACCAGTGAGGGGCGGCCCGGGCCCAACGCGCAGCTCTACACCGTGAACGCGCGCGCCGCCCACGTCGCCGGACTCGATGTGAACGAGCGGCGCATCATCGCCGCCGTCGCCGATGTGACCGGGGCGAGCGTCGGGCAGTTCGAGCTGGCGACGCCCGGGCGGCGCGCCGACAGCGTGGTGCGGCAGGTCGCCAACGCGTTGGACGGGGCGGTGAAGGAGGCCGGGCTGACCCGCGCCGACATCCACCGGGTCGTGATCGGCACCCCGGGCGCCTTCGACCCGAGCACCGGGCGGCTGCGGTACGCCTCGCACCTGCCCGGCTGGCACTCCCCCACGCTCCTGGACGAGCTGGCCGCCTTCCTGCCGATGCCGGTGGAGTACGAGAACGACGTCAACCTGGTCGCCGTGGCCGAGCAGCGCCTCGGTGCGGCCCGCGGCCACGAGGACTTCGTGCTGCTGTGGAACGAGGAGGGCCTCGGCGCCGCCCTCGTCATCAACGGGCGCCTGCACCGCGGCTTCACCGGCGGCGCGGGCGAGGTCGGCTTCCTGCCGGTGCCCGGCACCCCCCTCGTACGCCAGGTCGTCAAGGCCAACAGCGGCGGCTTCCAGGAGCTGGCGGGCGCCCAGGCGGTGCCCCGGATCGCCAAGGCGCTCGGCATCGACCCCCCGCAGCAGCCGCACGCCAAGGCCGCCGCCATCCTGCTGGAGCGGGCGGCCGCGGCGTACGAGCAGGACGAGGCGCTGACCGAGCTGCTCGGCCAGTACGCCCACCGGCTCGCCACCGGTCTCGCCTCCGTCACCGCCGTCCTGGACCCCGGCGTCATCGTGCTCTCCGGCGGCGCGCTCGCCTCCGGCGGCGAGGTCCTGCGCTCCCTGATCCAGTCCGAGCTGGCCGAACTCGCCGCCTCCCGGCCCCGGCTGGTCGTCGGCGAGATCGACCGCACCCCCGTGCTGCGCGGCGCCCTGGAGAGGGCGCTCGCCGACACCCGCGACGAAGTGTTCGACACCTCGCGCTGA
- a CDS encoding ABC transporter substrate-binding protein, whose product MRTSRLTTTAVAVAAISVLATACTGQSEAGATDDPKARTTINFWHGWSSPAEVKAVQDNIDRFEKAHPNITVKVSGNINDDKLNQALRAGGSNGPDVVSSFTTANVGKFCSSGAFADLGPFIEKSDLDLEKTFPKVLLDYTQFEGKRCALPLLTDAYGLYYNKDAFKKAGITAPPKTMSELASVAEKLTVEKGDSYQQLGFMPNFHGYETVADHYLSSWDHRYFDENGKSNIAKDPAFAEMFTYQKKLVEDLGGYAKLEKYRGTFGDEWGAKHPFHTGQVAMQLDGEWRLGMAEDAGAGFEIGVAPMPVADDEADSYGKGFLSGTIVGIAPAGKKQNAAWELVKYMTSDTEAVVNFANGIRNVPSTFEALKSPDLKFDPRFKTFLDIAQHPKSSTPDGAVNGSTYQQTLQDFGYQYEKGAVKDLQAGLEKTAKQIDTDIAKAK is encoded by the coding sequence ATGCGCACAAGCCGTCTCACCACCACCGCTGTCGCCGTCGCCGCGATATCGGTTCTCGCCACCGCGTGTACCGGTCAGTCCGAGGCCGGAGCCACCGACGACCCGAAGGCGAGGACCACGATCAACTTCTGGCACGGCTGGAGCTCGCCCGCCGAGGTCAAGGCCGTCCAGGACAACATCGACCGGTTCGAGAAGGCCCACCCGAACATCACGGTGAAGGTCTCCGGCAACATCAACGACGACAAGCTCAACCAGGCGCTGCGCGCGGGTGGTTCGAACGGGCCGGACGTCGTCTCCTCCTTCACCACCGCCAACGTCGGCAAGTTCTGCTCGTCGGGCGCCTTCGCCGACCTCGGGCCGTTCATCGAGAAGTCGGACCTGGACCTGGAGAAGACGTTCCCCAAGGTCCTCCTCGACTACACCCAGTTCGAGGGCAAGCGGTGCGCCCTGCCGCTGCTCACGGACGCGTACGGCCTCTACTACAACAAGGACGCCTTCAAGAAGGCCGGGATCACCGCCCCGCCGAAGACGATGTCCGAGCTGGCGAGCGTCGCCGAGAAGCTGACGGTGGAGAAGGGCGACAGCTACCAGCAGCTCGGCTTCATGCCGAACTTCCACGGTTACGAGACCGTCGCCGACCACTACCTCTCCTCGTGGGACCACAGGTACTTCGACGAGAACGGCAAGTCGAACATCGCCAAGGACCCGGCGTTCGCGGAGATGTTCACGTACCAGAAGAAGCTCGTGGAGGACCTCGGCGGCTACGCGAAGCTGGAGAAGTACCGCGGCACCTTCGGTGACGAGTGGGGCGCCAAGCACCCCTTCCACACCGGCCAGGTGGCCATGCAGCTGGACGGCGAGTGGCGGCTCGGGATGGCCGAGGACGCCGGGGCCGGCTTCGAGATCGGCGTCGCGCCGATGCCCGTCGCCGACGACGAGGCGGACAGCTACGGCAAGGGCTTCCTCTCGGGCACGATCGTGGGCATCGCCCCGGCCGGCAAGAAGCAGAACGCCGCGTGGGAGCTGGTGAAGTACATGACCAGCGACACGGAGGCGGTCGTCAACTTCGCCAACGGCATCCGCAACGTGCCCTCCACCTTCGAGGCGCTGAAGTCGCCCGACCTGAAGTTCGACCCGCGCTTCAAGACCTTCCTGGACATCGCCCAGCACCCGAAGTCCAGCACGCCTGACGGGGCCGTCAACGGCTCCACGTACCAGCAGACCCTCCAGGACTTCGGCTACCAGTACGAGAAGGGCGCGGTGAAGGACCTCCAGGCCGGTCTGGAGAAGACCGCGAAGCAGATCGACACCGACATCGCCAAGGCCAAGTAG
- a CDS encoding carbohydrate ABC transporter permease, translated as MTTHTLRSKRRRSALRNAAFMSPWLIGFSVFFAYPMVSTVYFSFTEYDGFGAPVFNGLTNWTYVFRDYPMFWPSLWNTLWLVVVMVTCRVVFGLGIGLLITKIKTGTGVFRTLFYLPYLAPPVAATLAFVFLLNPGTGPVNAILGDLGLPTPGWFNDAAWSKPALTMLAVWGIGDLMVIFMASLLDVPTEQYEAAELDGASAWQKFRFVTLPNIAPIVLFAVVTGVIQAMQYYTQPLVAGKVASGVIGGSGQSFEPGYPDKSTLTLPQLVYNLGFQRFDYGAACVVALILFALAMAFTALLMRGRNNLIQAGD; from the coding sequence ATGACGACGCACACCCTCCGCTCCAAGCGCCGCCGGTCGGCGCTGCGGAACGCGGCCTTCATGTCGCCGTGGCTGATCGGGTTCTCGGTCTTCTTCGCGTACCCGATGGTCTCGACGGTCTACTTCTCCTTCACGGAGTACGACGGGTTCGGGGCGCCGGTCTTCAACGGGCTGACGAACTGGACGTACGTCTTCCGCGACTACCCGATGTTCTGGCCGTCGCTGTGGAACACGCTCTGGCTGGTGGTCGTCATGGTCACCTGCCGGGTCGTCTTCGGGCTAGGGATCGGGCTGCTGATCACCAAGATCAAGACGGGGACGGGCGTCTTCCGGACGCTGTTCTACCTCCCGTACCTGGCCCCGCCCGTCGCCGCGACGCTCGCCTTCGTCTTCCTGCTCAACCCGGGCACCGGCCCGGTCAACGCGATCCTCGGCGATCTGGGGCTGCCGACGCCCGGCTGGTTCAACGACGCCGCCTGGTCCAAGCCTGCCCTCACCATGCTCGCGGTCTGGGGCATCGGGGACCTGATGGTCATCTTCATGGCCTCGCTGCTGGACGTGCCGACCGAGCAGTACGAGGCGGCCGAGCTGGACGGCGCCTCCGCCTGGCAGAAGTTCCGCTTCGTGACCCTGCCGAACATCGCGCCGATCGTGCTGTTCGCCGTGGTGACGGGCGTCATCCAGGCGATGCAGTACTACACCCAGCCGCTGGTGGCCGGAAAGGTCGCCTCCGGCGTCATCGGCGGCTCAGGACAGTCCTTCGAACCCGGCTATCCCGACAAGTCGACACTCACCCTTCCCCAGCTCGTCTACAACCTCGGCTTCCAGCGCTTCGACTACGGCGCCGCCTGTGTCGTCGCCCTCATCCTGTTCGCCCTGGCCATGGCCTTCACCGCGCTGCTCATGCGGGGCCGCAACAACCTGATCCAGGCCGGTGACTGA
- a CDS encoding carbohydrate ABC transporter permease, which yields MPQLLDKPAPASPAKAPRTPAARTARRKALLHWIAVHSLGIAAALFFVLPFVFVVLTSLMNDQQALTRDLTPNTWEWGNYERVFNTPGFLTWWRNTLLYAGLGTVLTVVSSIPVAYALAKFRFRGRKLSLMLVISMMMLPPQVVIIPMYLFWAKQMDLSGTLWPLIIPMAFGDAFSIFLLRQFLLTIPNEYLDAAKVDGCGEFRTLIKVVLPMAKPGIAAIALFQFFAAWNDYFGPQIYASENPAAWTLSYGLESFKGAHHTDWNLTMAATVLVMAPVIAVFFFAQKAFVEGVTLTGVKG from the coding sequence ATGCCCCAACTCCTCGACAAGCCCGCCCCCGCCTCCCCGGCGAAGGCCCCGCGCACGCCGGCCGCGCGCACCGCACGCCGTAAGGCGCTGCTGCACTGGATCGCCGTCCACTCACTCGGGATCGCCGCCGCGCTCTTCTTCGTGCTGCCGTTCGTCTTCGTGGTGCTGACCTCGCTGATGAACGACCAGCAGGCGCTCACCCGCGACCTCACCCCCAACACCTGGGAGTGGGGCAACTACGAACGCGTCTTCAACACCCCCGGCTTCCTTACTTGGTGGCGCAACACCCTCTTGTACGCGGGACTCGGCACCGTACTCACCGTCGTGTCGTCCATCCCCGTGGCGTACGCGCTGGCGAAGTTCCGCTTCCGGGGCCGCAAGCTGTCCCTGATGCTCGTCATCTCGATGATGATGCTGCCGCCGCAGGTCGTCATCATCCCCATGTACCTGTTCTGGGCGAAGCAGATGGACCTCTCCGGCACCCTGTGGCCGCTGATCATCCCGATGGCCTTCGGTGACGCGTTCTCCATCTTCCTGCTGCGGCAGTTCCTTCTGACCATCCCGAACGAGTACCTGGACGCGGCCAAGGTGGACGGGTGCGGTGAGTTCCGCACGCTGATCAAGGTCGTCCTGCCGATGGCCAAGCCCGGCATCGCGGCCATCGCCCTCTTCCAGTTCTTCGCCGCCTGGAACGACTACTTCGGACCACAGATCTACGCCTCCGAGAACCCGGCCGCCTGGACGCTCAGTTACGGCCTGGAATCCTTCAAGGGCGCGCACCACACCGACTGGAACCTGACCATGGCCGCGACCGTTCTGGTCATGGCCCCCGTGATCGCCGTCTTCTTCTTCGCTCAGAAGGCATTTGTCGAGGGCGTCACACTCACCGGAGTAAAGGGCTGA
- a CDS encoding 6-phospho-beta-glucosidase translates to MKLAVVGGGSTYTPELIDGFARLRDTLPVEELVLVDPAADRLELVGGLARRIFAKQDHAGKITTTTDLDAGVAGADAVLLQLRVGGQAARNQDETWPLECGCVGQETTGAGGLAKALRTVPVVLDIAERVRRTNPDAWIIDFTNPVGIVTRALLQAGHKAVGLCNVAIGFQRKFARLLDVNPSEVHLDHVGLNHLTWELGVRLGGPDGENVLPRLLAEHGDAIADDLHMPRQIVDRLGVVPSYYLRYFYAHDEVVRELGTKPSRAAEVAAMEKELLAMYGDPALDTKPELLAKRGGAFYSEAAVDLAASLLGGGGSPVQVVNTYNKGTLPFLPDDAVIEVQARVGHDGATPLAVPALDPLYAGLIAHVTAYEDLALEAALRGGRDRVFKALLSHPLIGQYEYAEQLTDRLIAHNREHLAWA, encoded by the coding sequence ATGAAGCTCGCAGTAGTTGGTGGCGGGTCCACCTACACCCCTGAACTGATCGACGGCTTCGCCCGGTTGCGGGACACGCTGCCGGTCGAGGAGCTGGTGCTCGTCGACCCGGCGGCCGACCGGCTGGAGCTGGTCGGCGGCCTGGCGCGGCGGATCTTCGCCAAGCAGGACCACGCCGGGAAGATCACCACGACCACCGACCTGGACGCGGGTGTGGCCGGCGCCGACGCGGTCCTCCTCCAGCTGCGCGTCGGCGGACAGGCCGCGCGGAACCAGGACGAGACGTGGCCGCTGGAGTGCGGCTGCGTTGGCCAGGAGACCACCGGCGCCGGCGGCCTCGCCAAGGCGCTGCGGACCGTGCCGGTCGTCCTGGACATCGCCGAGCGGGTGCGCCGCACCAACCCGGACGCCTGGATCATCGACTTCACCAACCCGGTCGGCATCGTCACCCGGGCCCTGCTCCAGGCCGGGCACAAGGCGGTCGGCCTGTGCAACGTGGCGATCGGCTTCCAGCGCAAGTTCGCCCGGCTGCTGGACGTGAACCCCTCCGAGGTCCACCTGGACCATGTGGGGCTCAACCACCTCACCTGGGAGCTGGGCGTGCGCCTGGGCGGCCCGGACGGCGAGAACGTGCTGCCGAGGCTGCTCGCCGAGCACGGCGACGCGATCGCCGACGACCTGCACATGCCCCGTCAGATCGTGGACCGGCTCGGCGTCGTCCCCTCGTACTACCTGCGCTACTTCTACGCCCATGACGAGGTCGTACGGGAGCTCGGCACCAAGCCGTCCCGGGCCGCCGAGGTCGCGGCGATGGAGAAGGAGCTGCTGGCGATGTACGGCGACCCGGCGCTGGATACGAAGCCCGAGCTGCTCGCCAAGCGCGGCGGCGCGTTCTACTCGGAGGCGGCGGTGGACCTCGCGGCCTCCCTGCTGGGCGGCGGGGGCTCGCCGGTCCAGGTGGTGAACACGTACAACAAGGGGACGCTGCCGTTCCTCCCGGACGACGCGGTCATCGAGGTGCAGGCGCGGGTCGGCCACGACGGTGCGACCCCGCTGGCCGTCCCGGCGCTGGACCCGCTGTACGCCGGTCTGATCGCCCACGTCACGGCGTACGAGGACCTCGCCCTGGAAGCCGCGCTGCGCGGTGGCCGGGACCGGGTCTTCAAGGCGCTGCTCTCCCACCCGCTGATCGGCCAGTACGAGTACGCCGAGCAGCTCACCGACCGGCTGATCGCGCACAACCGGGAGCACCTCGCGTGGGCGTGA